AGTGCACCCGCCCCGTTTTCCTGCAGAATCCGCTCCCTTCCACTCTCATCTTCTTCACTCCCCTCCCAAGCCAAATCTCTGGATGAAGTACAGGCAGAACAAGAATATCCTGCCTTTCTGCTGTACCTTTCTCTCTCAAGGATCCCAGAACCACGGAtaccccagagcagcctcctgcATCTGCATTTTGGGCacagtgggagcagggctgtgccaaAGTGAGCCTGGCAGAGACCAGGGATGTGcttccctcctcatcctccagcTGACCCAGCCCTCGGGTGAAGGATTGGGCAGCTCTTGCTCCATCCCGTGGTGCTGGTTTGGTAACCACCACCAtccctcctgctgttccctggaGGTTCCCACTCCTCAGACTCCCATGGTGACACGAGAAGGAGGCTTCTGCAGTgaaaaaagggtgaaaaaagtGATGCAGGTCACTTTTTTCCTTGCAGGGAGGAAAGCAAAGCTTGTTCCTTTGCAAAGCGTGGCCAGACAACACCACCCACCCctggcctggctgtggcagCGCGTCCTGCCTGTGTGATCTGGGAAGAATCCAGCCAAATCAGCACTCCTTGGCAGCCAAGGACACCCTTCTCTCCCTTGCCAGTCCCAAACTGGAACAGCCAGCTGCCTGCCCAAAGGATGCAGCGGTTTAGCAAGGAATGGGAGCAAGCTTCatcctgctgctggggcagagagccagagcaCGGCGCAGGTACGTGATGGGCGAGCCTGACACGCTCCCAGCCAAGCTGACCAGGGACAGGGCTCAtccacagctgtgccaggcctgtGCCAagagctgtggcagcagctggagtgCCCCAGACACCACATCCTCACTGCAGAGCCAGTTCTTCGTGGGCCAAATGAAACGAGAGCTCCACAGTCCGTCACCTCCTGGCTGAATCCACGGGTGAGGAGCAGCCGGTGCCAGGCGTGGGACATGGAAATGCATCTTCTCCGGCCAGGACTGGGAGCAGCAAACTCTGTTCCCATGGTTACGGAGCAGCAACCCATCAGGCCCCATCTCACATCACTAACTCTGCCACTTAATTAACTGACTGCTCGTTATTTCCCAAAATGAGCTCCTCCATCCCCCTGCTTGCCTGAAATTCAGCTTTCAGATGCTTTCCAAGCAGTTGTCTTGCTCCAACATCCTGCGTTTCATTTAAAACTCAGCAAGGATTAGAAAGAGCTGGGGACCAGCCCCAGGACTGAGGGAGGGCTCCAAGGGGGAGTTTTCCCTTAGGGATGAAGTAAATAGGATCACATCCACCCGGCTCAGCACTGAGCTGTGGCTTTTGATTTCCAATGCCCTCGGCACCTGCCTCGCTGCAGACTCGTGCCAGCTAAAGGGCACTGGGCCCTGTCCTTCCATTATCTGCACAGGAACACACCTGGCAGGGTCACACCGGGGTGAACTGGGTTGTAATTAGTGGTGTTCATAAAAAATTACTCCGGTCTGGGCTGATGTTTGTACACCTTTCTCCAGCCAGGGAGTTGAcgctgctgaagcaccaggcTGGGCGTGCAGTGCTCTGAACTCCTTGTGaggaggagtttgggagagacCGGAAGGATTTTCACTGGGGTATCTTGTCTCCTATGGATAAAAAGACAGAGCATCCCCATGCcacagggtgagggagggaaaGGATATTGTCCAAGGCCTGGGATGAGGATGGTTTTCTGGTTTCTCATCAAAAAACCACGCAGATCTTACCTGTTTTCTGTTCCCTGTGCCTTTGCATCTCACATTTCCTCACTCCTTGCAAACCAGCCTTTCCCATGTGACTGCCAGCATCTCCTCCTGACCCTTAatctctccctgctgctgctgcctcacatTAACATCTCCCCATCTGAGGCTGAACAAATCCACAcaccagaaaaaacaaaaaaaaaaaaagggtttaaaGAACTTGTTGTTGTCAAGTGAGAGTCAAACGCTGGCACACTCTGCCCTGCAGATAATTGCTTTGTGAAGCTCTCACTGCTGCTTCCCGCAGCTGCAAACTCTAACAGGGGCTCCTTGCAGGAGGTGAGGAGTGGCCAGGGTGGGGTAGGCGGCTCTCAGGTAGAGAATTTGGGGTGGGCAGGGCGTTTTACTGAGGGATGAGCCGTAAAGGCACAGCTCTGGGACCTATGGACAGCTGAGATCAGAGTGTGGaggctgctttcctccaggacaGGGCAATCCTGGGCTGTGGATGGTGGGGATCTTTCTCTTTTAGGGTGAGAGGTCCTGTGaaccaggtggggctggggtgaggtgccagcagcaccactgcCACCCTCGGTCCTTACCACTTTGTCACTGTAGGGAGAGGGCTCAGGGGCTGCCATGTCATAGTAGGGAGTCTGCAGAGGGAACTTCTGGATCTCCTCCTCGTGTTTCATGTTGTCCAAGTGAACAACCTGGAGtggaggggagagaagagggATGAGAAGAGCCAGGGTTATCCTCTGGCACAGCTTGGGGCAGCCTCGGCTGCAGGTGCCAGCACAGCCGAACGCCAACCCCTTGAGAATTCAATATCCACAAGAGGGGCGCAGCAGAATCCAAGTTACAGCTTTCAATTAGTGCCAGactctgggaattctggggggacAAGTCACAGAGTCACTGAAccatagaacagtttgggttggaagggaccttaaagataatttagtcccaacctcccactagaccaagttgctcagagccccatccaacctggccttgaaaaaTCCATACTTTCTGCCCCTCAAACTCAGCCAGGGACTTCTTTGCTCTTGCAACCTCCATTTCCCAAAATCCAGGCACTGTGGACGCTGCTTGGAATCAGTTTTCCATGCCAGAGGCAGGAATTTGTGGGTTTTTACCTGGATGTCTTCTGGAGTCAGGTGGCTTTTCATGTCCTGTTTCCTCTTTGGTGGAGGGGCAGGTTTGTGGGACGGAGGCAGGTCAATCCTGCAGGGAAAGAAGAGGCTGCTGAGCAGAAGGCAGGAGAAAAGGTTCTGCTGCTTTGTTGTGCCCAAGGGTCTGATGGTGTTTGTCACCAAAGTGCCAAGACAATCACAGAGATTATCCTCAGGCAGCCCCCGTGCCCTTTGTCTCACCCCAGTTAGAACTGGTAATGGAAATAAACTCCCTCCTAGCATTCTGTGCCTATTCCAGGCAAATCCCCATGCCAGGCTGCAGATCCCGAGGGTGCAGCTGGGATACCTGCGTGGGAATGGCTCCACATCATCCCATGGCACGTGGTTTGTGCTGTGGCTGGGAGGTGCCAGAAAGTGGTAACGAGGCCATGCCAGCCCCAGTCTGGCAGTTTATCTGGGATGgtagccctgccatgggcttcCCAGTCGGAATCTGAATCCTCCTCATGGGCATGCTCTGCCAGGCAGGGACATTCGTCCCTGACCCTCGCCAAGGATCGGCTTTTACCCCAGAGCATAGGGATTGGCAGCCACGATAATCCCAGCCTAGAGACTGTCTCGGCACATTCTGTTCACATGCACAGATGCGTCTAATCCTTTTACAAAACTTATTAAAACTCTGATCCACTAATTAGCTGGCTgcccccctccctcctctccGTGCAGACTCTGACAGGGATGGGCGCCTTCCCTTGGATTCCAGCGTGGGACCGGAATGTGCTGGTGGCAGGGAGGGCAGAACAGGTCCCCGGGGCTCTGTAGAACATTGACTTCATGGCTCTACAGAAAAGAAATGCTATTACCTTCGGGATCAGCCTCCACAATAGAGGCAgcacctctgcagagcagggcacGGCTGTGTTTCTATTCTCAGCTGAAGTGGCTCTTCCCCAAGCCTGGTGGAGGGCCATTGTGGGAAGTGGATTGTCAGAATGCATCTCCATCACAGGCCCGCTGCTGTTGATGCAATTTCACCTTGTGgtactatttttttttgtttgtttgtgtgccTTTCTGCATCTCCTGCCGCTCCCCCGCTCCTCTCCCCGGCCTCTCCCGCTATCCTCCAGTGCCCTCTCTCAAATGGGATTAAATGGAGCACAAAATGTGCCCAAGGTGTAACAACAATGAGGTGGGGGGCAGGGAACATAAAAGCAACCTCTGGGCGCTGGGCTTTCCGTGCCTCCCCTGtgaggtgggaagggagggagggggtgaGGAGCTGGTGACAAGACAGAGCTgttcagcagagcccagggtgAATGCTCCTGAAGAGGTTCCTGCTGCATAAAGTGACATCCACGCCGCTCAGTTCCCTGCTGGGATCtctgctgccctgtgctgggcagagcaaagCAAGTCCTGCCCAAGAGGAGCCCCTGTGGTGgcctctgtccctgccatggcctgAGTTTGTGTCACCCATAGGTCCAAATCTGCAATGCTGGTGGATGTGAACCCATTCCAGACTCTTTGGGGTGCATTCAGAGGAGCTCAGGGTCTATCAGAGACCCCTCTCTGATGGCAGGATGTGATTCAGTCTCACTCAGGAGCCTGAAGGCATTGAGAAAGGAGGAACAGGATTCCCTTTATCCATGGAAGGGACAGTGGCACTGAGCCTCTGCCCCAAGGACGTGCCACAGCAAACCCAGCACCTGGGGGGGGCATCCCTGTGGTGGAGAGAGCAGGATGGGAAGCACCAGGAGGCCCCAAGGAAGGGAAGCGGATCAGAGGAACGAGacagaaacagcaggaaaacgTTTTGCTGCCAGGTATTCCCGTTGTGCAGGTAGAGGAAGGGCCAGAGGtgctgtcccccagccccacagcacctGCACCCTCGGTGGGCAGGGATTCTGCTACTCACAGGTCGTTGTCAGTCCCGGAGCGGTTCTTCTGCTGCCGCCTGTAGACGATGATGACGGTGACGGCCACGCCGATGATGAAGACGGCGGCGATGACGCCTCCCACGATCCCAATGATGCCTCCGGGGGCACTCTGAGGTAGTGGCTTGTCTGCAACACACGGGGAAGCACAGGGGAGAGGGTTAGAGCACCGGGAAATCCAGCTGGTACCACCAGGGATTCCAGGAGCAGAGGTGAGGATGAATTCCGAAGCTTTCCCGAGTGTCCCTGTCTGGCAGCTCCATGGAGGGAGCCAGATCCTGTTGAAACACAGAGCTCAGAGCTCAAGAGGAACAGAAATTGTGGCTACAATTGTGTCTCCAAGAGTTAAACACTTCCTCACTCCGCTCTGCAATTTCATCTTCAGGTGTTTATTCCTGGATCCGCTTTTCTGCCTTTGTTCAGGCCTCAAAGGAAGAAGGGTTTAGGGAATAAAGGTGCTTCCAAGCATTCATGTGGACCTGCTGCTTGATACTGTTGAAGTATTTTGAAAGCCTTCTGCTGGGCTTTGTCACAGCGTCCTCACTGaattcctggtgctgctggaatgttcttaaaatgagcTAAGGAGCAATGCTCAATTCATTGAGGTGGAGCAAAGGTTTGCACACCCCAAATCATTCCAAAAATGATGTCCTGAGTGCAGGATTTAGGGGCAGGGGGGAGATAGACCCAATCTTGCATTTCATGCCCTGCTCTGTGACCTGGGCCAGTTCCTTGGTGACAAACACCGGCCTCATCCAAAGGAAAGCCATCCCGTGGGCCCGATGGGAAAGCGCTTTGAAACCTGCGATAAAAGGATTTAATTTGCTCTACCTTCCAACCTAATTAAACTTGAAAACTAGCTAATTGGTACTTTGTACTTACAACTCCGGCAGTGATGAAAGGAGGAGATAATTGGgatggaggaagaagaaggaggaggaggaaaagataTTCAGGGGAGGGGGGCAAGACAGGGATGAGGGAACAAGGGGCTTTGTAGAACTCGTCTGTCACATCTAATTTTTGTACTTTTCTTAATGCCCTGGCTACTGGCTGCTCTTGGAGACCAGATTGGGCTCATGGACCTTATTCTGCAACAATTATGGCTTTGGCTACCACAGTGAGAGCCAGCATCTCCCCTAAACTACCCATCCCCAAGGCCTCGGAATTAGGCCCACTTTCCTGTGCAAAGTGATAAAACAAAATGAGTGTGGCTATAAAACATCTGCACACATTCCCAAACCACACAGGACAACGAATACAGGACTTTTCAGGGTGAAAAACCTGCCTCTtactcccccttcccctccacgGATCCAGCACTCGCTTCTCGCCCTGTGCCGGGTGCAATGGCAGAAGGGCTGTGCTGGATCATTTCCAAGAGAGTATTCCCAGAtctcccctcccagccagccttccccagctctcagATTTGCTGCTGTCATCCAGGAGTGAACTGAGGTGTGCAAACCTCTCCCTGGGAAGCGCCCCCTGCTCTGGTCGATCCCGAACCGCAGCGCGGAGCTCTGCCGCCTTGGCTGTGTGGGTACAAAACCCCgcagctccccagctgctgctgctgaggagtTCTCCCCAGGAATTGCTCTGACCCCGATgccccatcccttttcccacacCGTGCTGCTTTTCTCGTGCCAAACTGTCCCACCCTGGAGCATCCATCGCTCAGCATcccaccccctccccgcccTCGCCCGCTCCTTAATGAAGAGCTCCGAGCTGTGTGTCTTTGGTGGCAGCGTGCTGGAGTCATCAGAACTCGCGGTGGCAGccacttttcttcctcttccctcctccaTAAGCCACACCACCTTGTAAATAATATTGGTGCCTCCAGAcagctccctcagagctgaCACGCAGCCATCCAAACCCCCCGGCCCAGCGTTCGGGGTTGTGGCTGTAAAGAATGTCCCAGTCACAGTGGCTGGGGCATTTCCGTGATGAATTGGCCCCTAATGGCTCTGGGCATGGCAGGGACGGAGCAGAGAACGAGCAGAGAACATCAGCCTCCTGCTGCCGCTGTAAATCAGGTGTGTGCAGGGgggtgggaggagaaggagggaaaggaatTAAATAAAATGGATCTCCAGGAGCTCAGGTGAGGCTGGGTGATAGCAGGAAGGGGCTGAGAAAATGCAGAGAGGGGGAAATACGGCAGAAGAAGGAGAGGTAAATATGGGGCAGTGGGTGAAGACAgtcaggggaggaggagagtaaGGAATGAAGGAGCACAAGGAGAACTGCAGGTGCTTCGGGCTGCTGTGAGAGCCCCTCCTCCTTTTCAGTCTCTCTGCGTGAACATCCCGGTGTCAGAGcccatcccagggctgtgtgGCCTTGTAGGGGCAAGGACCAAACCCTGTGACAACAAACGCTGCCCCTGCAGGTGCAGCTCTCCTCGCTGAGGACAGTCTGAGCCGCCCAAAAGCGTTGCAGGGGTCCAGGCAGGGAGATGTGAGAGGTGACAGGGCAAGAAGAGGAAACCTCAGGAGATGGGGAAGATAAATGAGAGAAGAAAGTCTCGAGAGAGCAAGAAAATGCAAAGATTAGAAGAAAATGAGGAGTAGAGAGAAACCTTCTTTTATGCTTgctcttccctctttcttttatttttttttccctttttaaccTATTTTTTCATCTATATCCCCTGTTTATTTCCTCCTGGGGAAGAGCTGTGGTTGGTACAGTTTGGAGGGCACCACCAGGGCTTTTCTGGAGGTCAGGGTGGCTGCAAGAAGGGGCGTTTCAAGTCAAAGAGAACACCAGGAAGGCCTCAGGAGATGCCCAcaagtgccagctgaggattCAGTTCCACTGTCAGGGCTTTTGGGCAGCCCTGGGAAGATGTTTGCAAGGCTCGTGAATCAGGATCAGAATAAATTGGCAGGACAGCTCAGGGGCCTCCAGACGGGAGTGGGAAAAGGCTTTGCCAATTAAGAATGCAAACCCCCGTGCTCTGTGTCACGCTTGAATAATTTAAAActctccaaaaaaacccaaaaccccacaacttTGTGTGAAGCAGTTGGCAGTGAGGCAGGTACCAGAGAACCCAGAGGGGCTCAGCAAACAGCTCAGCCTTATCTGGATGTCTGAGGGCTGCTGGGAAACTCCTCGTTCCTGCTGGAAGCTGAATTAATTCACAGTATTACAattaaggagaaaagaagggcGTCCCACCCCCAGTCTCTTTCAGAGCTGTTTTGTTCATTACTTTGTTCTCCCACGGCTCTTCTGGAGATGGAGGCAGacccagggaagggagggaagtggTTATCTCTCCACGATGCATCATTCCCAGTCACCTGATGGCGTGTGCGTGCCTCTCCAGAAGGAGCCGCCAGCAGAGGAAGATCTTTGCACCAACCAGCCCCATTAAAACGTTCTGCGAGGTGCTGATACCGCGATtcaccagccccagagctcaGTTAAGCCACATTCCAACGCTGCCAgttgctcccagctcccagagaaTGAGGGATGCCCGCTGGACACGGATGTGTGTCCCGGCGGGATGCGGTCATGGCACAGAGCTAAAGGCACTGGCGATGACAAACCCTTTGTCCCAACAGCCCAAACAGCCCCGGGGCTGGTGGCTCTGGCTGTGACTCGCTGCCAAGAGCCAGGGCAGCGTTTCCCGGCGGAGAGACAAAGGGACAGAGCCATCCCCACGCGGTGACACGGTGGGAGCAGCCGTCAATAATCACCGAGGCACAGCGGGACAAGCAGCTTGCAGGAGAGCGAGAGAGATGTTCCCCAAGGCAGCGTGCAGCCAGGCAGAGATGGATCCACTGGAAAGCATCCAGGGAAGGGTATGGCAGAGCGGGAATGACTCACTGGCTCTTGGTGTGGAGGAATTtgtgaaaggaaaggagagatgGGCGTCACAGTTTTGGAAATGAGGTCTCTTCCCTCAGAGCTACTGGAGTGGCTGGGACGTTTACTGGGACATTTTCTGGGACATTGGGGTCGTGAAGCAGCCTGGCTGTTCCTGGGATCAGAACTTGGGAATGGGATATGCTACAACCCCACCGAGGGACTGGGCCTGTCTAGGATTGGTTTTGGAAAGCTGGGCTCAGACAGCTCATTCTGCACTTAGTGCACCCACAGTGACATCCCGAGCAGGtggggaggagcagagctgtgggatggggtctgggcaggcaggaaggctTCATCTGGGCGAGAGGACTGGGTCTCTGACATTTTCTCTGTTCTGAGTGTCTGCCATGAATTCAGCAGCCCCAAGGAGAGCCTGAGCCCTGTCTCTTTGCTGAGGCACTGACCAGCATCCCCTAGGTGAATCTGGAAGCTGGGCCAGTCTCAGGGCTGATTTACAGGAGCTGTGAGTGGAGCTAATTTGCTCCAAGAGAGCTGCACACCCTTGTCCTGTCTTTACCCCCTCCTAAATCCAACCTGATCCCTCTTTGCTTCCCAGCAAACCACCACACAGCACACAACACCTCTGATAAAGATCTGCCTGCACCCATAGCCAATTCCAAAGCTGGATTCCCTTCCCAATTATCACCTCCCCACACCGAGCAAATCCCCATCTATTTTATGGCTGGCTGAGGCACTCAGCAAGGGCCTGCCTTGCTCACAGCCACGTTGCAGAGCCACGGGAAGGGATTGTGATCCTTCTCTtctgtgctggcagctctgaAACTCCTGGAGCAGCCAGCCTTGCTGGATTTAGTGTAACCTgtgctccatccatccctgctcaCAGCATTTACAGCAAAGCACCCTGTCTCCGTGCAGTGCCAGCCCAAACTAAGCCTGTCCCCAACCTGGATTGTCACCCTGACCTGCTGGAAGGAGTCTTTGCCGGACTCTTTCCGCCTGCTGCTCCTTTGAGCGAGACAATGAGCTCAGATGATGCATATTTATAATACACCCCACCTGACACATTCCAGGGAGCCTGAGACAAGTTCACAGAGCTAAATTAAACCGAGTTGAAAAGCTTGGCAGAACAAATACTTCCCCGGTTTGGTTCTGAAGGCAGGAGCAGGATTGGCTAATTTGAGACACGCTCCAGTAGAACACACACCCCCAGGCACAAGCTGGTCCCCAGCCGAGTTGTGATGCCTTTTGTTTGCAAAGGGTTAATGGAAAGCTGCTCCCGGGAGAGCCCGAGCTGAGCTGGTGGAGCTGATAGGCCAAAAGGGAGGATAAACAGCAGGGCTGGCAAGGCACTGGGGGTTTTAAAGGGATCTGAAGTCTGAGGGAGGAGAGGTGGGGTGGGTTTCTCTGGGGGCcgctctctgggctgtgcatGTTCAGTGAA
This is a stretch of genomic DNA from Aphelocoma coerulescens isolate FSJ_1873_10779 chromosome 24, UR_Acoe_1.0, whole genome shotgun sequence. It encodes these proteins:
- the LOC138098207 gene encoding uncharacterized protein encodes the protein MAFLWMRPVFVTKELAQVTEQGMKYKPLPQSAPGGIIGIVGGVIAAVFIIGVAVTVIIVYRRQQKNRSGTDNDLIDLPPSHKPAPPPKRKQDMKSHLTPEDIQVVHLDNMKHEEEIQKFPLQTPYYDMAAPEPSPYSDKVNFGKCHSEISNASDYLTRCYSHEDRYLEKIPHVYAPLSDLPQDLYPHHSDISFCCPPPGSRAPYICPKEQYV